The Indicator indicator isolate 239-I01 chromosome 32, UM_Iind_1.1, whole genome shotgun sequence genome segment TAGGCCTGAGCATGAAGTCCAGTCCTGACAGGGACTCGCAGCAGTACCCTGTAGCTGGAGTTCACTTGGGAAAGAAGATGAGAACTCTTTTGAATGACCTCAAGACCCTGAACCTCCTGGGGAGGCAGAGCTTGTAGCACAGTTGCCACATTCAGCTTTCACTCTGGGGAAAACCCACAGCTCCAGGTaactgggaaaaggaacaatttctttttacATGTCTCCACACAGGAAGCAAACTCCTTCATTGCTTAGATGCAAGGGATGCcgaaaaatttctttgttcaTCAGTCAGCTGTCACTGAGTTCTTCATGAACTTTCAATACCTGACAGCTTTCCAAGAATGAAAATTGGAACCTTGTGGCATATGACACACTGCAGTGCCCTGAAGTTTAAGCAGTAGTCACTTTTATTGTCATGTGTAATTCTGCTGATTTTCAACTATGTTATGTGGCTTGAAAGCTTAACAACTTCACAGTTAGTACTCATTGGATTTGTACAGTTATTTTGACTGTCTGACAAGGAGAAGTGTAGCTTTTAGCCCAAATactgtatttgtattttttttccctctttgttttTAAGGTCAATTCTGCAAAAAGAAGGACCAAGGTCACTCTTTCGGGGGCTGGGTCCAAATTTGGTTGGAGTTGCACCATCAAGGTAAATAGTTAAACTATTGCTAAAATGCACATCTAAGGTACCAACCCAAATGTTGCAGTGCATTCATGATTCAAAACAGTAGGTCATGAAGTTAGCCCCTCTGTAAACTGAGCTTTGTGCATGTGTGCTGTAGAGTTTACATACCAAGAAATGCCTCTAAAAATCTGCTTTACACTTGTATGACACTGAGAAGGTGCAGATTAAATAAGGCACTTAAATTCCAAGTCAGTTCAAGAGCCACTTACCATGCGCTtgagaaaacaagagaaagcaGTGCAGAAGAATCTGTAGGATTAATATTTGCATTTTCCTAATATGatctgctgcttcccagtgaATACTGAAGTGCTTGCAAGGCACTGAGTAGGAGCTAGGTGCAGAGGAGTACCTAGCTGGTCCTTGATTCCATAAATTCTGCACAAAAATAACTGCAGCTGAGAGGGAAGGAATAGCTTTGCTGCCACATAACCATGAAGGGGCATGCGTGTCCCCCTTCGTTtttaaacagaaacaacaaaaatagcCACAAATTTAGAATTTTGTTTGTACTTGGAAGTTCAGGCACCTAAATGGTTTCTGCATGTACCTGTGACTGTCCTCCTCTTGGCAGGGCTGAAGATCTTTGTGCCTAGTAAATGTTAAAACTTGTTAGCAGCTGGGAAGTTGGCAGATGTTCTCTGCCTGAAACTGGACCAGCTCTGGCCCCTTGCCTAGTAGGTAGGATGTCCTCCCGGAAGTGGGGAATCCTCTTTTTGTGCACGTGATCTCTGCAGCAGGGATCTGAATCCAAGGCTGCCTGCAACTCCCTCATGCTCTCTTTCATGTTGCTTCATGTTCTTCTGTAAGAGTGGAAGATACCAGTGCAGCCACTTTCCCAGCAGTTCACATCACGGAGCTGTGATCTGAATATATTTGGTTCAGACAGCCTCTTACCTATCACACTGACTGTTGCACATTAGCTGAGCTTCCTCTGTTCCTAATGCATTATGTAGGAATTTAAGGTGTTTATAACTTCTTCATTTCAGTGAAGGATTAAGTGCTTAAAGCATGAGGTGCTGCTCATGCAGTTACAGTGACAAACAAACATACAGCAAGCATAGGCTGCAGGTGAGGTAGTGACAGTGTCCTTAATGCCAGAGCTGATGGAAGTCTGTCTTGCTCTGTCTGCAAGACTGTCTTGGCTTCCATCTCAGACTTGCTATGAAAGTTAAATATTTCTACCTTGTGCATGTCAAGTCAAATTGTGGCACTGTAGTGTaaagggattaaaaaaacaaacaactcaactctctgtccctggagatggaAGTAGTCATCAGGAGGCCACTTTGGAGTGAAacctttgttttcctgaaggCAAAGGGAAGAATGCTAATGTGTCTAATTTGACATTGTGTGTATTATaacccttttcttctttttttttttcttccttttatttcactCCTCCCCACAGAGCTGTCTACTTTGCCTGCTACTCTAAAGCCAAAGAGCAATTTAATGGCATTTTTGTGCCCAACAGCAACATTGTGCACATTTGTTCTGCAGGTTCTGCAGGTAGGTTTTTGTAATTCAGCTTTAATTTGGTCTGCAGCAATACGCCAGTGTTCAGCCCCTCACTGAGAGCTGGCAATACCTAGAGTGTGTGGTTCTGAGATGCACCTtaattgtttaaaatatttattccaaGCTGTTGTTGCTATGAAACGTTCTGAAAATGGAGCATTGTGAAGATGTCCACTTAGTCTGAGGTTGTAAACACCAGTAAACTGGAGGATGCTAGCTCCTAACTTAAATTATCTACAGAGGAATTTCCCTGTTCAACACTTTGAACTGTTTCTAGATTGTTGTTTACTGATTTGGGATGAACTGTTGCTAATTTGGGATGAAGTGTTTTCCatctacaattctgtgactgtctCAGAATGCAAGGGAAAAATATCCCAGCAAACTTGAGATACTGTTTCAGCCAAGATTGTTTTAGGATGTTGTATTTATCCTACCAGGATGGGGCAAAACAGTTTGTTCTTGTAGGAAAAATACTGCAGAAGAGCTCTGCTAGTTCAGGCATCAGTCACCAGAGAGATCATTAAAACTAATCGTTCCCAAACCAACCCCTTAATTGGATTCTGTTAATGAGGTGACTCGATGGCACCACCTAGAGCCTTGGGGAAAAGTCTAGGAGCTGCATGTTCTTCCCCGGGCTTGCCTTTCATCTGGTCTTTTAAAATCCAGTCAGTAAGTCAAGTGCCTTGTCTACAGCAGTCTTAGGAACATGAAGGACATATGAAAATAGAtgtgtaaaataaaaatcctttaaGAAATTTCAAGGCCATTGTTACTGCTTCGTGAAGTTTACCATAGGAGATTCTCTGGCAAGAGAGAGGTTGTGAGCTACAAACCTGCATGTCTCTTAGAACTATCTCACTGCATGGTGTATAAAGTCCATATTTGCCATGCCTACACACTGGCCTGGATTCAGCTGTACTTGAGgattacttttctcttttttcagcCTTTATCACAAATTCCCTGATGAACCCTATATGGATGGTGAAAACCAGAATGCAACTGGAACGAAAGTAAGTAACTGATTGATGGAGATTGGATGGCACTGAGTGGCTAAGGGAGCCTCAGAAAACTCAGCTTTCGTGGTTTTACTCATGGCTCTTTGCACTTTGATAGATCTTGTCCAGTTGTTTTCCTAAGTCTCAATTCCACCTTTCAAGCCACCATTCTTCTGCCTGGTCAGACTAAAGGTTGAGGTTCTCTGTGTCCTACTTCAGTTGGATGCACAGCTAGTGTTGAGAAGGATGTGGAAGTTGCCCTGAGCACTGAGTTAGGTTCAGTTTCTGGTTTTACTGTAAATCTTAAGTGAAATTTGGCATAGCATTATTTTTCATTGATTCTTGCTTACAGGACCTTCTAGTTCAGGGGTTGATGTTGAGGATAAATACATCATGGTCTGAAATGTTTTGATACAGCAGTAAGAGGCTATGGAAAGGTCAGAAGAGctcctgttggaggctggccATGAGGTTGCAGTGTGTCCCATTTGTCAATGTCATTTGTACTGCTCCTCGGTGTTACAGATGTGTTACCACAGCAGACTAAGGTTACTGGTGCACAGCCAGTAAGGGTGTGGTTTGAGATGGTAATGAAGGGTGTGGATTTATAAAACATCCTGGAGGCAATAGCAATCTGTTGCAGAGGTTTAACATTCTTCTGCCTCTTTCAGCATTGTACTACTGTTAAGCATACCTGAAGACAAGAGAGGGAGTTTGGCAGTAAGATCTTTTAGCTGAGTGATTCACAGTCCTTGGTGGGTATCAAAGCAATCATAGACTCAGCTAATAATGTGACAGCTTAGAATGGAAATGCCTTCCTGCAAGGATATGTTAGGTCAGATAAGAAGGATTCTTTAAGACACCATAACTTATACATAATTTATAGGATTTAATTCCAGCACTTCACAGGGTGGCACTTTGAACTGAATGCTGCCTCTTAAAATGAAGGATTGTTTCTCATGTAGCAGACCTCTGTCTCCTGGCCTGCTGAAGATGGGTTTAAATTAATTATTAGCTTGAAATGAACACAAAGCAGTGCCTCTTCAGTACTTGCTGTCTTTTAAAACATTGGTGTGAACTGTGACAGATAGAACCTGAGATGGGAAAATTATTCTGGAGGATGTATTAGTGAATTAGCAAAGCCACATGTGCACTCCTGGCAGGACAGTTCTGTTCTGTGCAGCTTTCCTAGGAGAGTTTTGGAGTAAAACTTAGCACAGAACCATTTCTGTGGTCATAAGAGCTATTGAAAGCCATGAGGGTTTTTTAATATTCTATTTCTGAGCTCATGATATACTAtgttctctttgtttttttttttagagtcaGGGGTTCAAAACCAATGAATGCTTTGCAGTGTGCTAGATACGTTTACCAGACAGAAGGGATCCGTGGCTTCTATAGGGGCCTGACTGCCTCCTATGCTGGGATTTCCGAGACCATTATCTGCTTTGCTATTtatgaaagtttaaaaaaacatttaaaagaagTCCAGCTGCCCCCTTCTGCTCCTAATGGGACTGAAAGGAACTCTACAAACTTCTTTGGACtgatgtttgctgctgctgtttccaagGGCTGTGCCTCTTGTATTGCTTATCCACATGGTATGTTAACTCTTCCATTTATGACTGCAGTGCAACAGTTGCTGTCTGTAATCCAAGACTCATGATGGGGTTTAGGGCTGTAAACCCTGTAGCTGTGTGAATGGCCAAATGCCTGTTACTGTGGCACATGCATATGCTTTGTCATTTTCAGTACTGGTCCCTCCATTCCTAGTTAGCCATGTGGTTGGTGATTGGGGCTTCCTAGATTAACAACTACTTAAACACCAAAAAGAAATGAAACGCCTGAAGCTTCTGTTCTCATTAGTAGCCTCATCTAGCTGAGTACCCACAGCCTTTTGGGAGTCTGTGATTAAGTGGTGGGAAGCACTTGTGGGTTGAGCAGTGTTACTCTTTCGGGCAGATGTGAATGTTATCATAGTCATACAGAAAGAGCAATATCGATTAGGTGATCATCAATGAAGCATTTAGTTCTGTAGTAGCTTGAATGAGCAAATGATCCATTTATTCCACATGAAAGGGAATCTTTAACTTCGCTTCTTGCCTGAAGGCCAATGTGTACAGGATTCTGTGGCTGAAAGTCCTGGCAGGCAGTTAGTGCAGGAAGATTTTGCTGTCCCTAGGGTTTGCATACCCTTACGTTGCTTCCATGGGAAGGTTTCAGCCTTGGTAACTTTGGGCTCTGTTCTCCTTTCCTGCAGAGGTGATACGGACACGGCTGCGAGAAGAAGGCACTAAGTACAAGGCTTTCATTCAGACAGCACGGCTGGTGGCACGTGAAGAGGGCTATCTTGCCTTCTATAGAGGACTCTTTGCCCAGCTCATCCGGCAGATACCAAACACAGCCATTGTGTTGTCCACCTATGAGTTAATTGTCTATCTGTTGGAAGACCACACAAAGTAGCAGAGCCAAGACTCCTGTTACAGACTGTAGACCAATTTGTTCTTTGAACAAATAGTCCTTTAAGAGACTGATACAGGTGACAGTGATGATGGAAAAAATACAAGTCTGTGACCACCTGCTGGATATTTCCTTTGGGATTCATGCTTTTTGAAAGGTCTCGAGTCATTAATGTTAATaattataacttttttttttaacttaatgaTAA includes the following:
- the SLC25A33 gene encoding solute carrier family 25 member 33 produces the protein MAGGPQENTLLHLFAGGCGGTVGAIFTCPLEVIKTRLQSSKLAFRTVYYPQVQLGTISGEGMVRPTSVSPGLFSVLKSILQKEGPRSLFRGLGPNLVGVAPSRAVYFACYSKAKEQFNGIFVPNSNIVHICSAGSAAFITNSLMNPIWMVKTRMQLERKVRGSKPMNALQCARYVYQTEGIRGFYRGLTASYAGISETIICFAIYESLKKHLKEVQLPPSAPNGTERNSTNFFGLMFAAAVSKGCASCIAYPHEVIRTRLREEGTKYKAFIQTARLVAREEGYLAFYRGLFAQLIRQIPNTAIVLSTYELIVYLLEDHTK